A portion of the Colius striatus isolate bColStr4 chromosome 1, bColStr4.1.hap1, whole genome shotgun sequence genome contains these proteins:
- the ZBED1 gene encoding E3 SUMO-protein ligase ZBED1: MENKSLEGSPSDLKLVAHPRAKSKVWKYFGFDTNAEGCILQWKKIYCRICMAQIAYSGNTSNLSYHLEKNHPDEFCEFVKSNTEQMREAFATAFSKIKPESSQQVVQDSLIMKTYQNYENKKHQELTSAVISLICEGMYPASIVDEPTFKALLRTADPRYELPSRKYFCTKAIPEKYNAIREIVLKELTEVLWCGISTDMWRSENQNRSYVTVAVHFLSSSAANCLTVNSRCLKTFEVPEDNTAETITRVLYETFIEWGINTKVFGATTDYSKDIVKACSLLDIPVQMPCLGHTFNAGIQQAFQLPKLCSLLARCRKLVEYFQQSTVAMYMLSEKQKQQNILHCMLVSDRVSWWGSTLAMLQRLKEQQFVIAAVLVEDSNNHHLMLEASEWNTIEGLVELLQPFKQVAEMMSASKYPTISMVKPLLHMLLNTTLNIKENDLKEISMAKEVIAKELSTTYQHTPEIDMFLNVATFLDPRYKKLPFLSAFERQQVENRVVEEAKSLLEKVKENTFRTEEKFFTVSEEPPVKKIIISSTPPPTSVINNMLAEIFCQAGGVEDQEEWHAQIVEELSNFKSQKVLGLNEDPLKWWSDRLALFPVLPKVLQKYWCILATRVFPERLFGSSANVVSAKRNRLAPAHVDEQIFLYENSRNGSEAEPEDEDEGEWGLEQEQIFNLNDSVNVNNNFFNIRDSGFV; the protein is encoded by the coding sequence ATGGAGAATAAAAGTTTAGAAGGTTCCCCATCAGACCTAAAGTTAGTGGCTCACCCGAGAGCAAAGAGTAAAGTGTGGAAGTACTTTGGGTTTGATACCAATGCAGAAGGATGCATATTGCAGTGGAAGAAGATCTACTGCCGTATTTGCATGGCACAGATCGCCTATTCAGGAAACACGTCCAACCTTTCCTACCACCTTGAGAAGAATCACCCAGACGAATTCTGCGAGTTTGTGAAAAGCAACACAGAGCAAATGAGGGAAGCCTTTGCCACTGCCTTTTCCAAAATCAAGCCGGAGTCGTCGCAGCAGGTTGTTCAGGATAGCCTCATCATGAAGACCTACCAGAACTACgaaaacaaaaagcatcagGAGTTGACGTCTGCGGTCATCAGCTTAATTTGTGAGGGCATGTATCCAGCTTCTATCGTGGATGAGCCCACCTTCAAGGCTCTCTTGAGAACAGCGGACCCTAGGTATGAACTTCCGAGCCGGAAGTACTTCTGCACAAAAGCTATCCCCGAAAAGTACAACGCCATTAGAGAAATCGTGCTGAAAGAGCTCACAGAGGTTCTGTGGTGTGGCATATCCACGGACATGTGGAGGAGCGAGAACCAGAACAGGTCGTACGTCACCGTGGCGGTTCACTTtctcagcagcagtgctgccaaCTGCCTGACCGTGAACTCGCGGTGCTTGAAAACATTTGAAGTACCGGAGGACAACACTGCAGAGACTATTACACGAGTCCTTTATGAAACGTTCATTGAGTGGGGGATCAACACAAAAGTCTTCGGTGCTACAACAGACTACAGTAAAGACATTGTGAAAGCTTGCTCTCTCCTCGATATCCCCGTACAGATGCCTTGCTTGGGGCACACTTTTAACGCAGGAATACAACAGGCTTTTCAGCTCCCGAAACTCTGCAGCCTTCTTGCCAGGTGCCGAAAACTGGTGGAGTACTTTCAGCAGTCTACGGTCGCGATGTACATGCTGAGcgagaagcagaagcagcaaaacatcCTCCACTGCATGCTGGTAAGCGACCGTGTTTCCTGGTGGGGAAGCACACTCGCGATGCTGCAGCGCCTCAAGGAGCAGCAGTTTGTCATTGCGGCTGTTCTCGTGGAGGACAGCAACAACCACCACCTCATGCTGGAAGCCAGCGAGTGGAATACAATCGAAGggctggtggagctgctgcagcctttcaaGCAGGTTGCGGAGATGATGTCTGCTTCAAAGTACCCGACGATAAGTATGGTGAAGCCACTTCTCCACATGCTTCTGAATACTACCCTGAACATCAAAGAGAACGATTTGAAAGAAATCAGCATGGCAAAGGAGGTGATTGCTAAAGAACTGTCAACCACATACCAGCACACGCCTGAGATAGACATGTTTCTCAACGTTGCAACTTTCTTGGATCCTCGCTACAAAaaactgccttttctttcagcCTTTGAGCGACAGCAGGTTGAAAACAGAGTGGTGGAAGAAGCAAAAAGCCTGCTggagaaagtgaaagaaaacaccTTTAGGACTGAAGAGAAATTCTTCACCGTTTCTGAAGAGCCCCctgtgaaaaaaatcattatctcctccactcctcctcctaCCAGCGTCATCAACAACATGCTCGCAGAGATCTTTTGCCAGGCAGGAGGTGTGGAAGACCAGGAGGAATGGCACGCTCAAATTGTTGAGGAACTGAGCAACTTTAAGTCGCAAAAGGTCCTCGGTTTGAACGAAGACCCACTGAAGTGGTGGTCCGACAGACTAGCGCTGTTTCCAGTTTTACCAAAGGTTCTTCAAAAATACTGGTGTATTCTGGCCACACGGGTCTTCCCCGAACGCCTTTTCGGTTCTTCTGCTAATGTTGTAAGTGCAAAGAGAAACCGGTTAGCCCCAGCTCACGTGGATGAGCAGATCTTTTTGTACGAAAACAGTCGGAACGGGTCTGAGGCAGAGCCGGAGGATGAAGACGAAGGAGAGTGGGGTTTGGAACAGGAgcagatttttaatttaaatgactcGGTGAACGTAAACAACAATTTCTTTAATATCCGAGACAGTGGGTTTGTTTAA